The Edaphobacter flagellatus sequence CCCCGACTGCGGAGAGGACGTCTCCGAGATGGCTCCAGTATGCGGGTACGAGGTTCAGAACGCGGCTGGAGACGAAGGTAAAGGTGACGGCGTAGGAGCGAGCCATCCATTGGCGGTGCTGGGCGATTTGGCGGTTGCGCGCGGTGAGGAAGGCGGCGGTGGTGCAGACCATCCACGCCGCGGACTGCATGGAGGTTCCGGGGAGGCCCGGACGGCCCCAGGCGAGAGCGATGCCCGTGAAGGAACCAACAAACACGGAGATGACGTAGATGCGGCCTAGGATGCGATGGAGTTGGAGGTGACGCTGGCGGATTCGCGAGGAGAAATTGATGGGGCCGATCAAAAGAGCGAAGATTCCGGCGAGGGTATGCGGGATGAGGAGATGGCGGTCGGCGATCACTTGCAGACGATAGGCGTGGTACATCGGATAGTCGGTGATGAGGAGCAGCTCTGAGGTAATGAAGACGAACAGTACGGTGAGACCAAGCGAGACCCATAGAATCGTCTTGAATCTGGAAGCAGCGGAAGTGGACGCAGGCAGACTGGAAGTTTGCACTATTCGCCTCTCACTGTGACGAGATACTTCAAAATCACCGGCCTCACTTCCACCGCCCCACGCACAACCGCCCTGGCCGCCAATGCTCCACCGTCATCGCCTCTTGCGGGACCTCTGCCGCAGCCAGCAGGCGTACCCAATCCTCCTTCCGGAACGCTCGCCGGAACGACACTGGCCCATCGTGCCGCACAAGCCAATGCCAACGCACCCACCCAAACATCCGACTACTCCACTCCGACCGCTCCAAATCATTGATAAACCAACCTACCTGCACGGTCGCTTCCATCCACCTCAGCAGCGCGACAATCTCCTCGTCCTCCAGATGGTGTGCCAGCAGCGAGCTCACGACGATATCGACCGGCTTCTTCGGTCGGTACTCCAGAGCATCGCCGGTCACCCATTCGATTCCAAGCTCCTTTGGCGTGAACTCCGCTGCTGCACGTGCAGCATAAGGATTCAAGTCGATCCCCGTTAGCTGCACAGCAATGCCCCGTCTCCGTGCCCAGCCTGCAATCCGCCGCAACAGGTCGCCGCCGCCACTGCCCACATCGACAATGTGTATCGGATCACCCGATCCATGCGGCAACCGCTCCAGCCAGGCCAGCGTCGGTCGATAACCCAGCAGCCAGCGATTGACGGTTTCCAGACTGCGCAGGCAGTCACGGAAATCCTCATAACTGCAGTCACCATCCATCAGCTCCGGCAACTCACGCGGAGAGACCCGCCGACTGAAGTCGATCTGTGTACTAGACCCCATGGAAGCGCATCGTCTCCGCTGTTAGGCCCGGTCCAAACGACATCGCACACCCACGCTGCCCCGGGCGCGCCTGCTGCATTATTCGCTGCAAAACAAACATCACCGTCGCCGACGACATGTTGCCGAAGCACGATAGCACTTCGCGCGACGCCGTCAGCGCATCGGCCGGCAACTCGAGTCCTTTCTCTACCGCATCCAGAACCGACCGCCCTCCGGGATGCACTGCCCACAGGTCAATGCCGTCGCGCTCGGCCATCAGTTCGCCCTCATGCAGCGCGCGGCCCAGCTGTCCCGGCACCTGTCCCGAAAGCAGCATATCGAACCCGAGATCGCGGATCTTCCATGTAATCAACCCCCTCGTCTCCGGCACCATCACTGCCTTAAAGCTGTCCAGCGCGAAACCCTGCTCGCGAGCAGTAATCAGGCTCGCCGCAGCGCCATCGGCAAAGACCAGGAAGGAGAGCACCTGCTCCAGTTCCTGCGTCTCCTGGAAGTGCAGCGTGCATAGCTCCAGGTTGACCATCAAAACACCCGCCTTCGGATCGGAGCGCACAATGTGCCGCGCCAACTTCAGTGCATTGATCGCGGCATAGCATCCCATGAACCCAACCATCGTGCGCTCCACGTCCGCCGAAAGCCCGAGGTGGTCGACGATCTCAAAGTCCAGCCCCGGCGCATAGAGCCCTGTGCAGCAGGTCACCAGCACGTGCGTAATACCGGAGCGTTCCTCCTCGCTCAGCGCAAGCCGGTCCACGGCTTTTCGCATCAGCACCGGAGCGCTCTGCTCAAACAACTCCATACGCCGCGCCGTGTTGGGAAAGTTACCTGGCCGATAAAAGTCATTCGCGTCATGCGACGAGAATTGGCCGGAACCTTTCTGCGGATTAAGGAACGAATAGCGATGCGCGATGTCGGCGCGGCTCACCATGCGGCGAAAGACCGTGCGCAGCCGTGGGTCGGCGAGCATTTTCTCTGCGAAGACGATGAAGGTGTCATGCACATCGTGCTCTGGTACGGCAGTGGCGATGCGGTTCAGATAAGCCGTAGTCATGCACAATAGGCCCTCAGCCGGATTGAATTAAATGTTGCGTGTGTCTTGGGGAGAGCTGGACCACGAAGAGGCGACGATCCGGCGACAGTCGACTACTTGAGAGAACAGGTTCCGTATTCTCAATACAACGGCTACTCGTTGAGACGAGACCGTTGTTCTTTTGATAGCACTTTGCAGCAAGGGAATAGGATGACGATTTGTTCATTGAAGACGCAATCACCGGAGCGCCACTGAATTTCGTCCGTCTACATGCTAAGTTACGGAACAGCGAAGCAGGATGCGCGACCACGAATGATCTTCGGAATCGGCATTCGGCGCTCAGCCAACGCCTAAAATTTGCGAGGTCGATACTCTGAGATGACATCTGTAGCATCATTCAAATCTATCCGCCTGATACACCGCTACATTGGACTGTTCTTCTCGCCGGCGATTCTCTTTTTCGCGATCACAGGCGGTCTACAGATGTTCGGTCTGCACGAGAGCGCTCGTGGTAGTTCCTATGTACCGCCTAACATCCTCGTGCATCTCTCACAATTGCATAAGAAGGGGACGCTTTACCTTCCTCCCCGAAAGGCTGCTCCGCCCAATTCGGCCAAGCCGGATGGTCCAAAACCCGAGACGCCAAAGCCGCCGCAAGCATCCCCGGCCACGCCGACACCCAACTCCCTTCCCATGAAGATATTCTTTGCCGCCACAGCGCTTGCACTCGCCGTATCGACGTGTACGGGCATCATGATGGGATGGAAGTATGCGCGCCGGAAATTGACCGTTCTGCTCGTCCTTGCGGCAGGAGTCCTTATACCGGCTATCCTGCTCTTTGTGTAGCCTTCCCGATTCGTCCATCGCTGCGTGGACGCAAGATGACCGAATCGTCATCTGTGCGGCTTCCTGAAGCATGCGAGTCGTGAATCAAATGTCTTACCATGATTCATGCGGCTTCTGCTGGTCGAGGATGAACCCGAGATTCAAAGCTTCGTCGAGCAGTCCCTGGTTGAGGCGGGATACGAAGTGCATGCGGCGGAAGACGGGAGCGCAGCAACTCAGTTGGCGTCCAGGCACGCCTACGATGGTCTCATTGTCGACCTGGGACTTCCGGATCAAGATGGCATTGACCTGATTCTTCAGCTTCGACGCTCTGGCATCAGCAGCCCCGTATTGATACTTTCAGCCAGAAGATCGGTCGACGACAGGGTCAAAGGTCTGGAACAAGGTGGTGACGATTACCTGACGAAACCCTTCGCAGTTGCAGAACTGCTGGCAAGATTGCGTAACCTCTTGCGGCGTAATCGTGCCACGAGTGAGGAGGCGACCCGCCTTCGCGTACTGGACCTGGAGTTGGATTTCATCAGCCGTAGAGCTTCTCGCGGTGGAGAGGTTTTAAATCTAAGCCCGCAGGAATTCGTGCTTCTGGCGTACCTATGCCGACACGCTGGGCGTGTTGTTACTCGATCGATGCTTCTCTCCGAAGTGTGGGGGATGCGAATTCAACCGAACACCAATGTTGTTGATGTACATGTCTACCGCCTGCGCGGCAAGGTGGATACAGAAGGCCGCGAGCCGTTGATCAAGACCTTACGAGGTATTGGCTATGTCCTCAAAGACCGCTAATCCCGTCATGCGTAGCGCCGCATGGCGTATCTCTCTATGGGCAACCCTGGCATTTGCCATTGGAACAATGCTGGTTTTTGTCATGCTTCATCGCTTCGTCGCGAACGATATTCAGCGCAGGAGCGACGCGTGGCTCTCCGGAGAGGTGGCGGTTCTCGGCGATGTAGCTGGCCGCACGCCGAAAGACCGCCTCTACGGTAGGGTAGTCGGAGAAGTGGCAGAACTTGCTAGCAGAGAGGTGCCTGACAAACTCCGCTCCAACAGCAATGAGAATGACTCCGTCTTCTTTCTTCAGGCTGGGGACGACGGGACTCTGAAACTTTGGGTAGGTGCCGGTGACGGGTTGCCTAACTTAGCCGCGATTCGCGCGCGCAAGTTTACTTCCGACGTTCCCTACGACTTGAATGTCAAAGGATTCAATCATCCCTTTCGAGTAGCAACGGTACGGCTCGATGATGGAAGCCATATCTATCTCGGGCTTTCGGAACGAGATGAATTACGTGTGCTCAACAACCTGCGCCTCCGTTTTTTCTGCCTCTGGCTGCTCATTGTGCTGTTCGGTTCCGCGATGGTCTTCTTCGTGACCAGACGTATGCTCGGCCACGTTCGCGAGATCACCGAGGCGGCATCCAGGATCGGGCAATCCGACCTGAGCAGCAGGGTTCCGACCAGCAAGCGGAACGACGAAGTGGGACACCTGGCGCTAACGCTCAACCACATGTTGGACCGGATAGAAAGCTCCGTGCATCAACTGCACACCATCACTGAGTCTCTCGCCCACGATCTTCGCAGCCCGTTGACGGCAATTCGAGGGAAGCTGGAGGTCGTTCTGTCGGGCGATTTGAAGGCTGAGCAAGGTGAGCCGATCGTCTCGGCTATCGATGAGCTGGATCGATTGTCGGAGTTCCTGAATACTTCGCTCGACGTTGCTGAGGCGAAGGCTGACGCGCTTAGGCTTTCACGTACTGACGTCGATCTCGACGAACTGGTTCGCATCATGATTGACCTGTACGAGCCTTCCATGTCGGAGAAAGGGCTTCGAGTGAATTTGCGCAGCGCCGGTCCTGTCACTGTACTGGCAGACGATGCTCTTCTGCATCGAGTGATCGCAAACCTTCTCGATAACGAACTTAACCACTTGCCCGCGTCGTGCACCGTTTCCATAAAACTTGGCGCAAGCGAGGACGCTGCAACGCTGATTGTGGAGGATGATGGTCCGGGATTTGCTTCGGAGATTGGCATCCACATGTTCGAGCAGAGGGTGAAAGGAAGAGACTCTAGGGGGCATGGTCTTGGACTTGCATTTGTTGAAGCTGTAGTGCGCGCTCACGGAGGAAGTGTGACGGCGTCGAACCGTCCAGAAGGTGGGGCATTGCTGTCGATTTCCTGGCCTCGTGCAACCGGAGAGAAGATTGAAGCTCCTCACTCTTTGACACTGGTCAACAGTTATGTGAGGCGCTGATTATGTTTCGTAGAAGCGCCGAGATCTTACGGGTATGCTCCTCATGAAGTTCGTGGTGCGGCTCGTCAACAGACCTCTCTTCTATGCGGACTGGATATGTCTATGGCTCTCCGTCTGCCTCTTTGGGAGCATGAGAGGTGATCCGCCGCAGAAGAAACTCGCGAAGGAGATTGTTGCCCGCATTACCAGCAGTATCGATGAGCCCATTTACGACCGACAAGGATAGTCCGCGATTTGTGGATGGATAGTAGAGATTCGAGAGACCTCCTGCGGCGAAGCTACCCAGAATGTGGGAATAGTTCGGCTGCCGATGGCCATTGTCACCTCTGCAAATAACGGCTGAGGTAATTGCGTAGAGTGCCCTGGAGCGAATGCTTCCCGTGCCTTTGTAAAAGTAGCGAGGATCTTGATGAAACAGAGATGGGAGGACGGCGCTGGCCAGCACTCTTCCTGAGAAGTCGTTGGCGTATGCAGCGCCGAAGCGCTTTGCATAGCCGTGCGCGCCTTGTCCGTACCCTGAGAAGCTTCCGTTGGCCTGCTCGGCGCCGGCGACGAGGCCAGCTTCGGCGAAGGCAACAGGATCAATTACCGCCCGGAAAGCCAGCTCGAATTTCTGTTTCGTTCCAAGTGGTGCTGCGTTCCAGTAGTAGACGCTATAGAAGTTCGGCAAAACGCCCAGAACCCGCTGCTGCTCGGCGAGGTGGATCTCTGCCTCGGCTATCTCTGCCCGAGTCGCCACGACCGTTACATCGGCAGTTACCGTGGCGAACGGCAGCACCACCTGCGAAACGGTGCTCGTTTCCCCTGCATGGAGGGTAATTTCAGGAGAGACGTAGGTGCCCATGCCAGGTGCGGAGATGGTTAGCTTGAAAGATCCGGGTGTCAGTCCAGAGAAAGCGAACTCGCCGTGGTTGCCTGATTGCAAAACCTGTTCCGCCGTTCCGGGCCGACCCGACAGCACCACCCTCGCACCTTGAATCAAATCTCCATTCGTGTCCAAAACCGTGCCCACAATGCTGCCCGAGCCGCTTTGAGCGCTTTGACCAACGCCAGGGGCATCCGGTAAGCCTGCATTGCTTGCCACAGTACTGTCCGTCTGCTGCGCATTGGCGAGTGCTGTCATTCGACCGAATAGAGCGTCAAGCAGCAGCCCGCCGATCAGGATCACAACCGGTAAGGCCGGCCTTCTATTGCGCCATTTCCGCCTTCGCAACGGGACCGTTGCATGCGCAGAACTACCTGCTATGCCTTCACCGACTGGAGCACCGAGGCACAGGCCGTTGGAGACGTGTTGTCGAAGGCAGCACAATGGGCTATCACGTGCACTGCACAGGCGCCACGGGATTGCTACGGGGTGGACGGGAAAAGACACACGGTCTCCTTGGCTGCTCCCTTTACCGCGGGGCGGATTCGATGTGCTATCTGCATCCAGTACCAATAAGACGGTGTGAGTTACGCGGAGTAATCGATTAGGTGAATGACATTTTTGTCATCTATCAACATCGGCCCAGTCGCATTCGTCGCGCGACAGAAAGGATTGGCTATTGTGCTTGTGCCCATGCGCAGAAGTGCTGCACTTCCTGCGGGCTGAGGTGTGCCTCCGGATGGAGAGGCCGATAGTACCAGAGGGGCATCTTGTCCCCGCTCATCATGGCGCAGGCGTCCATCAATCGAATCTTTGACATCTCAGGACTCAGACGATCCCACTGCGAAAAATTCAGGCGTGCGAGCCCCGTCTGCCGGTCGTGTTGCACCAGACTCGAAGACGGCCAGACACTGGCGTACCACGGATATCGCGGCCGGTCAGAGTGGCAGTCATAGCAGGCACGATGAATTGTGTCACGTATCTGAGGGTCTGCGCCTAGGGCAACCTCCATACTCGCGGACCGCGAGATGTGAGATTGCACTGCTCCGTTCTCTGTTGGCCGCGATAAAGACAGGACGGCAAGAAGAATGGCAATGGCTACAACACCACCCAGGATGAAAGCGTTTCTCTTCATTGTGCAGTTCCTTCCCGCTTTGTCTTCTCCTTCGTATCTGTCCTGGAGGCAGTGGGTTGATCGGGGGAGATATACGCTTGCGGTATGGCTCCAGTCAGCGACTGGAGAAAAGCAACGATCAGGTTTACCTCTTGGGGGCTAAGTTTCCTGCCGCACTGATACTCGGACATGAGGCTGACAGCTTCGTTCAACGAACGGACCTGCCCATCATGGAAATATGGTCCGGTCTTCTCGATATTTCTGAGAGTTGGGACCTTGAAAACAAGCCGGTCGCGCTCAAACGTTGTTACCTGGTAGCGGCCAAGGTCGTGTTGATTAGACCATCGCAGCGTGTTTCCGAGTTTTTGGTAGGAGTTGCCTCCAACCCCTCGGCCCGCGTGGCAGGAAGCGCAACCTGTCTTCAGAAAGAGCTTCAGTCCCAGTTTCTCGTTCGCGTTAAGGGCGCTTGTATCGCCCTCCAGATAGCGGTCCCAGCGAGAGGGCGTAAGCAGCCCTTGTTCGAATGCCGCAACCGCTTCGGCGAAATGGTCAAAGGTGATCGGTTCTGCGGAATCGGGAAACGCATCATGAAATGCAGGCGCATAACCGGGGAGGCTCTGAATCCGAGCAGCGACGGCATCGCCGCTCGGCATTCCCATCTCTACGGGATTCAGGATAGGCCCCTTCGCCTGGGCGGCGAGGTCACCAGCGCGTCCATCCCAGAACTGGGCTAAATTGAGTGCTGCGTTATAGACAGTCGGGGCATTACGCCCACCCAGCTTTCCATCGTGTCCGGTCGAAAGACTATGTCCATCTACTCCGTAGGAATTGAGAAGGTGACAGGAGTTGCAGGAGGTGTTTTCGCCCATCGAGAGTCTCTGGTCGTAGTAGAGTTTGCGCCCCAGGTTGACACGAGGTTGCAAGCGAGGCGGTATAGATGGCACCGTGAGAGCAGAAAAGCGGGTTCGCAAAGCCGCAGGCGAAATGTCGGTGCGGGGATCGGTATCAAGGGAACCACCACATCCAGCCATGCCAAGCAACAGGCACAGTCCCAATGACGCAATCGTGGATCGAATCATACCCTGTCTCCGATCGAGTGGCGGAATACCGCTACAGAAGCGGTAAGGGCAAGCTGAGGGCCATTTGTGAATCAGTGGAAAGTGCTGAGAATACGGTTTGCGATCCCTTTCGCTGCGCCCGGATAGTTCAAGGATTTGAACTATCCGTTCGATTCTTTGAAATCCGATGCTCCGAAAAACACGCGAATAGGGTTCCTCTCTTGGTTTTCCGTCTGGCCCTCCGCATGCTCTATGAACCGGGATGATCACTGTAAAGTGAACAAGAGAACGAATTGAATGCCATACCGCGCTTCACTTGCAAATACCATCATCGTCAACCGCTCCATCATCGGTTCGGTTTATCTCGCTGTTCTGCTGATCTTTTTCGGCGCGCAGATGCTCTTTACGACGTTCCTGACCCTGCCGCCGCGGCCTGTCTTCTTCCTGGTTTCGTTTGCAGTCGGCCTTCGTCTGATTGAGATCGTTTCCGCAAAGCAACTCTTGGCAAAACATGTCTTATCGAGCCGTTGGTTCGCCGCCGCATCGATCAGCTGGACTCTTGCGCTCGCACTTCTTCTGGCTGTGCTGACACGCCAGCCGGATACGCACTACTTCGGGATGCTGATTCTGCCCATTCTGGAGGCGGCAATCTACTTCTCGCTTATGACGACGTTGCTGGTGGCGATGGCGGCCTCCTCACTTTCACTCTTCTGGGTTGCTTACGTCGCACACTTTCGCTCCCCCTTTCCTGCCGGCGAGATCTTGGAAGCGAGTACGCTGGTGCTTGTCTACTTCATCATCGGATGTCTGGTGTGGCTGTTGGTGCACATGCTGCGTGATCGTGAAGAACAGCTTCAGCAGCAGCTCGATGACCTGAACGCGACACGCGGCAAGCTGATTGAGGAGGAGAAGCTTGCCGCAATCGGGCGCCTGGCGAGTGCGGTTGCTCACGAAATCAGAAATCCTGTTGCGATTATTTCCAGTGCGCTTGAAACCTCGGCTTCCACATCGTTGGCTTCCATAGAACGCGAAGAGATGGCACGGATTGCGGGGTTGGAGGCAAAGCGGCTGGAAAAACTGACGACCGACTTTCTCTCCTATGCCAAACCGGGAAGCGCTCCTTTTGAACGGCTTGACGCCGCGACGCTGGTTGGCTATATCGTCTCAATCATGCAGCCGCAAGCCCTTCAGAAGGGCTTGCGAATAGAGGTTGAGACGAACGATCCCGGTTCGATTTACGGCGACGAAGGTCAATTACAACAGATGCTCTTGAATATCATGCGGAACGCAATTGAGGCGTCTCCGCGCAATGGCTGCGTATTGCTGACGGTTGTGCGGGAGCCCAATGAGAATCATCAGATCAGGATCGAGAATGCCGGGCCAGCGATTCCGCCGCACGTTGTGCATCACATCTTCGAACCTTTCTTTACGGCGAAACAAGGCGGCACGGGACTTGGTCTTGCGATCGCTCGGAGCATCGTAGACAGACACTACGGCGAATTGCATCTGGAGCGCAACGAAACAGACCATGTCGTGTTCGCCATTACCCTCCCTTCCAATAGACAAGTGGTGGGTGTGGGTGCAGCACATCCTGGTACGGGGTCTTAGCATGGCACGCATTCTCATCGTCGAAGACGAGCCCAATATGCGGAAGGTGCTCTCCGCCAACCTTCGTCAGGACGGACATATCCTGGTGGAAGCGGCAACGGTCAAAGAGGGGTTGCAGGCGGTCTATGGCAACGATTTCGACGTCGTTCTGCTGGATCAGAAGATGCCCGATGGCGAAGGCTCCGAAGTGCTCAAGGCCGTCCAGCAATCGGAACCCTCGACCGCCGTGGTGATGTTGTCTGCTTACGGCACCGTCGAACTCGCGGTAGAGGCGATGCGCAACGGTGCTTTCGATTTTCTGACCAAGCCGTTCTCCCCGGACAACCTGCGGGCGGTAGTTCATCGCGCCGCGGAACGGGCGTTCTTACACCGTGAGAACTATCTGCTGCGCAACACCGTAGACAGACTTGAGGGACAAACGGAGATTCGCGGCAATAGCCTGCCGATCGTAAAGCTGCGGGAGCTGATCTCACGGGTGGGTCCGACAGGTGCAACAGTCCTGATTACTGGAGAGACCGGTACGGGAAAAGAGTTGGTTGCGCGCGCGATCCACAAAAGCAGTCAGCGAGCGAGCAAGCCGCTCATCAGCGTCAACTGTGCGGCTTTTTCCGAATCCCTTCTCGAGAGCGAACTTTTTGGCCACGAACGAGGCGCGTTTACCGGTGCCGACAGGACGCGTCACGGGCTTTTTGAAGCCGCGCACGAAGGA is a genomic window containing:
- a CDS encoding DUF2306 domain-containing protein, whose product is MQTSSLPASTSAASRFKTILWVSLGLTVLFVFITSELLLITDYPMYHAYRLQVIADRHLLIPHTLAGIFALLIGPINFSSRIRQRHLQLHRILGRIYVISVFVGSFTGIALAWGRPGLPGTSMQSAAWMVCTTAAFLTARNRQIAQHRQWMARSYAVTFTFVSSRVLNLVPAYWSHLGDVLSAVGVIAFTLASLLIVDLGLNWHELTSRRN
- a CDS encoding methyltransferase domain-containing protein: MGSSTQIDFSRRVSPRELPELMDGDCSYEDFRDCLRSLETVNRWLLGYRPTLAWLERLPHGSGDPIHIVDVGSGGGDLLRRIAGWARRRGIAVQLTGIDLNPYAARAAAEFTPKELGIEWVTGDALEYRPKKPVDIVVSSLLAHHLEDEEIVALLRWMEATVQVGWFINDLERSEWSSRMFGWVRWHWLVRHDGPVSFRRAFRKEDWVRLLAAAEVPQEAMTVEHWRPGRLCVGRWK
- a CDS encoding type III polyketide synthase gives rise to the protein MTTAYLNRIATAVPEHDVHDTFIVFAEKMLADPRLRTVFRRMVSRADIAHRYSFLNPQKGSGQFSSHDANDFYRPGNFPNTARRMELFEQSAPVLMRKAVDRLALSEEERSGITHVLVTCCTGLYAPGLDFEIVDHLGLSADVERTMVGFMGCYAAINALKLARHIVRSDPKAGVLMVNLELCTLHFQETQELEQVLSFLVFADGAAASLITAREQGFALDSFKAVMVPETRGLITWKIRDLGFDMLLSGQVPGQLGRALHEGELMAERDGIDLWAVHPGGRSVLDAVEKGLELPADALTASREVLSCFGNMSSATVMFVLQRIMQQARPGQRGCAMSFGPGLTAETMRFHGV
- a CDS encoding PepSY domain-containing protein, whose protein sequence is MTSVASFKSIRLIHRYIGLFFSPAILFFAITGGLQMFGLHESARGSSYVPPNILVHLSQLHKKGTLYLPPRKAAPPNSAKPDGPKPETPKPPQASPATPTPNSLPMKIFFAATALALAVSTCTGIMMGWKYARRKLTVLLVLAAGVLIPAILLFV
- a CDS encoding winged helix-turn-helix domain-containing protein; translated protein: MRLLLVEDEPEIQSFVEQSLVEAGYEVHAAEDGSAATQLASRHAYDGLIVDLGLPDQDGIDLILQLRRSGISSPVLILSARRSVDDRVKGLEQGGDDYLTKPFAVAELLARLRNLLRRNRATSEEATRLRVLDLELDFISRRASRGGEVLNLSPQEFVLLAYLCRHAGRVVTRSMLLSEVWGMRIQPNTNVVDVHVYRLRGKVDTEGREPLIKTLRGIGYVLKDR
- a CDS encoding ATP-binding protein, with the translated sequence MAVLGDVAGRTPKDRLYGRVVGEVAELASREVPDKLRSNSNENDSVFFLQAGDDGTLKLWVGAGDGLPNLAAIRARKFTSDVPYDLNVKGFNHPFRVATVRLDDGSHIYLGLSERDELRVLNNLRLRFFCLWLLIVLFGSAMVFFVTRRMLGHVREITEAASRIGQSDLSSRVPTSKRNDEVGHLALTLNHMLDRIESSVHQLHTITESLAHDLRSPLTAIRGKLEVVLSGDLKAEQGEPIVSAIDELDRLSEFLNTSLDVAEAKADALRLSRTDVDLDELVRIMIDLYEPSMSEKGLRVNLRSAGPVTVLADDALLHRVIANLLDNELNHLPASCTVSIKLGASEDAATLIVEDDGPGFASEIGIHMFEQRVKGRDSRGHGLGLAFVEAVVRAHGGSVTASNRPEGGALLSISWPRATGEKIEAPHSLTLVNSYVRR
- a CDS encoding carboxypeptidase-like regulatory domain-containing protein codes for the protein MILIGGLLLDALFGRMTALANAQQTDSTVASNAGLPDAPGVGQSAQSGSGSIVGTVLDTNGDLIQGARVVLSGRPGTAEQVLQSGNHGEFAFSGLTPGSFKLTISAPGMGTYVSPEITLHAGETSTVSQVVLPFATVTADVTVVATRAEIAEAEIHLAEQQRVLGVLPNFYSVYYWNAAPLGTKQKFELAFRAVIDPVAFAEAGLVAGAEQANGSFSGYGQGAHGYAKRFGAAYANDFSGRVLASAVLPSLFHQDPRYFYKGTGSIRSRALYAITSAVICRGDNGHRQPNYSHILGSFAAGGLSNLYYPSTNRGLSLSVVNGLIDTAGNAGNNLLREFLLRRITSHAPKEADGEP
- a CDS encoding heme-binding domain-containing protein, with protein sequence MKRNAFILGGVVAIAILLAVLSLSRPTENGAVQSHISRSASMEVALGADPQIRDTIHRACYDCHSDRPRYPWYASVWPSSSLVQHDRQTGLARLNFSQWDRLSPEMSKIRLMDACAMMSGDKMPLWYYRPLHPEAHLSPQEVQHFCAWAQAQ
- a CDS encoding cytochrome-c peroxidase codes for the protein MIRSTIASLGLCLLLGMAGCGGSLDTDPRTDISPAALRTRFSALTVPSIPPRLQPRVNLGRKLYYDQRLSMGENTSCNSCHLLNSYGVDGHSLSTGHDGKLGGRNAPTVYNAALNLAQFWDGRAGDLAAQAKGPILNPVEMGMPSGDAVAARIQSLPGYAPAFHDAFPDSAEPITFDHFAEAVAAFEQGLLTPSRWDRYLEGDTSALNANEKLGLKLFLKTGCASCHAGRGVGGNSYQKLGNTLRWSNQHDLGRYQVTTFERDRLVFKVPTLRNIEKTGPYFHDGQVRSLNEAVSLMSEYQCGRKLSPQEVNLIVAFLQSLTGAIPQAYISPDQPTASRTDTKEKTKREGTAQ
- a CDS encoding sensor histidine kinase, which codes for MPYRASLANTIIVNRSIIGSVYLAVLLIFFGAQMLFTTFLTLPPRPVFFLVSFAVGLRLIEIVSAKQLLAKHVLSSRWFAAASISWTLALALLLAVLTRQPDTHYFGMLILPILEAAIYFSLMTTLLVAMAASSLSLFWVAYVAHFRSPFPAGEILEASTLVLVYFIIGCLVWLLVHMLRDREEQLQQQLDDLNATRGKLIEEEKLAAIGRLASAVAHEIRNPVAIISSALETSASTSLASIEREEMARIAGLEAKRLEKLTTDFLSYAKPGSAPFERLDAATLVGYIVSIMQPQALQKGLRIEVETNDPGSIYGDEGQLQQMLLNIMRNAIEASPRNGCVLLTVVREPNENHQIRIENAGPAIPPHVVHHIFEPFFTAKQGGTGLGLAIARSIVDRHYGELHLERNETDHVVFAITLPSNRQVVGVGAAHPGTGS
- a CDS encoding sigma-54-dependent transcriptional regulator, translated to MARILIVEDEPNMRKVLSANLRQDGHILVEAATVKEGLQAVYGNDFDVVLLDQKMPDGEGSEVLKAVQQSEPSTAVVMLSAYGTVELAVEAMRNGAFDFLTKPFSPDNLRAVVHRAAERAFLHRENYLLRNTVDRLEGQTEIRGNSLPIVKLRELISRVGPTGATVLITGETGTGKELVARAIHKSSQRASKPLISVNCAAFSESLLESELFGHERGAFTGADRTRHGLFEAAHEGTLFLDEAGEMSAAAQAKLLRVLAEGKITRVGSTISRDVDVRVLAATHRDLRKEVQEGNFRQDLYYRLAIVPIAVPALRDRIADIPEVAQYLLHQIASDLKTTKRTLHPDALQQLMSYNFPGNVRELRNLLERACILTSSPEILWFDLPEVLPEEALAESGLPAFNGASLPDEFHLRSTLASWERRIIEQTLVKTNGSKTEAARRLGLSKSDLSYKLSKYGL